Proteins co-encoded in one Capsicum annuum cultivar UCD-10X-F1 chromosome 9, UCD10Xv1.1, whole genome shotgun sequence genomic window:
- the LOC107842788 gene encoding uncharacterized protein LOC107842788 isoform X2, translating into MKNLYQSVEKLGEENLYTEYCKTMLLNPRNAYAKYCMKLKVNVDNSGSDKYYQCSGCCRKSYYTNVKCLCGGMINKEKFLKDSVENTCLNEHAFLKGGISFLITDDLQFKCASPSSLVQMLSNVGLSDINQIKEMRVEVGKNEAIHLLACSLISKTPLSDVFLPQEKQKRARLYAITMPEFGNFSSISKNATSSITKKLELKLTVSKTTNMVLCAEAGNEFIDFLFNFLTIPIGSIEDALKGSSGLESIDNLYKSVEALDSKWFNTYPNNNGHGGVENHSF; encoded by the exons ATGAAGAACTTGTACCAAAGTGTTGAAAAGCTTGGTGAGGAAAATCTGTACACAGAGTATTGCAAAACCATGCTGCTAAATCCAAGAAATGCCTATGCAAAGTATTGCATGAAGTTGAAAGTTAACGTGGACAATTCAGGCTCTGATAAGTATTATCAGTGCTCAGGTTGCTGTCGTAAGAGCTATTACACGAATGTTAAGTGCCTGTGTGGAGGAATGATTAATAAAGAGAAGTTCTTGAAAGATTCAGTTGAAAATACCTGTCTTAATGAGCATGCATTTCTCAAAGGAGGGATATCGTTTCTGATCACTGACGATTTGCAATTCAAGTGTGCTTCTCCAAGCTCTCTAGTTCAGATGCTTTCTAATGTTGGTCTGAGTGACATTAATCAGATTAAGGAAATGCGTGTAGAAGTCGGAAAGAATGAG GCAATTCATCTACTTGCATGTTCACTGATCTCAAAGACTCCCTTGTCAGATGTGTTTCTTCCCcaggaaaaacaaaaaagagcAAGATTATATGCCATTACAATGCCTGAGTTTGGAAATTTTTCATCCATCTCTAAAAATGCAACAAGTAGTATCACCAAGAAATTAGAGCTGAAGCTAACAGTAAGCAAGACTACAAACATGGTCTTGTGTGCAGAGGCTGGGAATGAATTCATTGATTTTCTCTTCAACTTCTTGACCATTCCGATAGGATCAATTGAAGATGCTCTAAAAGGGAGTTCTGGTTTGGAATCCATAGATAACCTGTACAAAAGTGTGGAGGCGTTAGATTCAAAATGGTTCAATACGTATCCGAATAACAATGGTCATGGAGGTGTGGAGAATCATAGTTTTTAG
- the LOC107842788 gene encoding uncharacterized protein LOC107842788 isoform X1 yields the protein MMANEQETKVLLKLWVDETRNKVVAAESKVDFMDILVSVLTLPLGTIIRLTKAEAGALGCMKNLYQSVEKLGEENLYTEYCKTMLLNPRNAYAKYCMKLKVNVDNSGSDKYYQCSGCCRKSYYTNVKCLCGGMINKEKFLKDSVENTCLNEHAFLKGGISFLITDDLQFKCASPSSLVQMLSNVGLSDINQIKEMRVEVGKNEAIHLLACSLISKTPLSDVFLPQEKQKRARLYAITMPEFGNFSSISKNATSSITKKLELKLTVSKTTNMVLCAEAGNEFIDFLFNFLTIPIGSIEDALKGSSGLESIDNLYKSVEALDSKWFNTYPNNNGHGGVENHSF from the exons ATGATGGCTAACGAGCAAGAAACCAAGGTTCTCTTGAAGCTTTGGGTGGATGAAACGAGAAATAAAGTAGTTGCAGCTGAATCTAAAGTAGATTTTATGGACATACTCGTTAGCGTTCTCACTTTACCACTGGGAACGATAATAAGACTCACTAAAGCAGAAGCAGGAGCTCTTGGTTGCATGAAGAACTTGTACCAAAGTGTTGAAAAGCTTGGTGAGGAAAATCTGTACACAGAGTATTGCAAAACCATGCTGCTAAATCCAAGAAATGCCTATGCAAAGTATTGCATGAAGTTGAAAGTTAACGTGGACAATTCAGGCTCTGATAAGTATTATCAGTGCTCAGGTTGCTGTCGTAAGAGCTATTACACGAATGTTAAGTGCCTGTGTGGAGGAATGATTAATAAAGAGAAGTTCTTGAAAGATTCAGTTGAAAATACCTGTCTTAATGAGCATGCATTTCTCAAAGGAGGGATATCGTTTCTGATCACTGACGATTTGCAATTCAAGTGTGCTTCTCCAAGCTCTCTAGTTCAGATGCTTTCTAATGTTGGTCTGAGTGACATTAATCAGATTAAGGAAATGCGTGTAGAAGTCGGAAAGAATGAG GCAATTCATCTACTTGCATGTTCACTGATCTCAAAGACTCCCTTGTCAGATGTGTTTCTTCCCcaggaaaaacaaaaaagagcAAGATTATATGCCATTACAATGCCTGAGTTTGGAAATTTTTCATCCATCTCTAAAAATGCAACAAGTAGTATCACCAAGAAATTAGAGCTGAAGCTAACAGTAAGCAAGACTACAAACATGGTCTTGTGTGCAGAGGCTGGGAATGAATTCATTGATTTTCTCTTCAACTTCTTGACCATTCCGATAGGATCAATTGAAGATGCTCTAAAAGGGAGTTCTGGTTTGGAATCCATAGATAACCTGTACAAAAGTGTGGAGGCGTTAGATTCAAAATGGTTCAATACGTATCCGAATAACAATGGTCATGGAGGTGTGGAGAATCATAGTTTTTAG